In one Polaribacter sp. ALD11 genomic region, the following are encoded:
- a CDS encoding nuclear transport factor 2 family protein, with protein MVNWHQAAADADFKEYFGLMDNTAVYIGTAAEEIWTKEQFASFSKPYFDKGKAWDFKTLECTVSVNEYGSFVWFDELLVTWMGTCRGSGVLEKKEGSWKIKQYVLSVPIPNEDIQTVILAKKENDAIFLKKHQK; from the coding sequence TTGGTAAATTGGCATCAAGCCGCCGCAGATGCAGATTTTAAGGAGTATTTTGGGTTAATGGACAACACTGCTGTTTATATCGGAACGGCTGCAGAAGAAATCTGGACTAAAGAACAGTTTGCAAGCTTTAGTAAACCTTATTTTGATAAAGGTAAAGCGTGGGATTTTAAAACGTTAGAATGTACTGTTTCTGTAAACGAATATGGTTCCTTTGTTTGGTTTGATGAGCTTTTAGTTACTTGGATGGGAACTTGCAGAGGTTCTGGAGTGCTAGAAAAGAAAGAGGGTTCTTGGAAGATTAAGCAATACGTTTTGTCGGTTCCAATACCAAATGAAGACATTCAAACAGTAATTTTAGCGAAAAAGGAAAACGATGCTATTTTCTTAAAGAAGCATCAGAAATAA